A stretch of Gemmobacter fulvus DNA encodes these proteins:
- a CDS encoding alpha-2-macroglobulin family protein: MRAFSRAFFVGLLVCAPALTGMAWAEEVIPAKRFVLSQDADLPGGDLSTQLDTTIDACERACMADQNCTHFTFNTRNGSCFPKADPGAEAFYQGAFSGRLVITDANVLAAAPERKAELAFLSDDDFAMALAQARDLANQHTSGQWSEAEHLQSARDMEAQGDLLSASNFAGAAVNVEDSADAWTEYARLMLAAAEAQQGDQSDLRARALRAATNAYLRGANKALRHNALVQMAFALEQTGRGNDMVKALRLAQDLQPRDETAALLDDAAGKYGFRVLETDVQSDNARPRICVNLSENLVEAGLDYTPFVQLPEPGLSVAPGGWRQLCVEGVQHGKRYQLTFREGLPSADGQVLVKSVTLTSYVRDRQPGVRFPGRAYVLPKSDQAALPVETVNTEKLDLVLFRVSDRNLLRSVQNSYFGWPMMEYQESGFTGDVGEELWTGAGSVAMEVNRDVTTRLPLAEAIKGLPAGIYALKASVPGVDPYVVPAAWQWFVISDLGLTTLSGTDGLHVIVRSLASAEAKAGVTVELLSRANAVLGTAQTDDQGYARFDAGLARGTGGAAPAMVVVREGEGDIAFLSLTDPEFDLSDRGVEGREPAPPLDVFLTTDRGAYRAGETVYATALARDAQAGAIEGLPLTAILKRPDGVEYSRLQAADGGKGGHVFALPIAGSAPRGVWRLEVLADVEAEPLTSQTFLVEDFLPERIDYTLALDGSVKLGDVPQIAVEARYLFGAPGADLAIEGEVLLRAAQGLPKFPGYVFGRHDLPFDARMESIMGGTRTDAAGKAVVSAPLPEVEDPGRPLEARVTLRIAEGSGRPVERRVDKILTPSAPMIGVKPMFDGVVSEGAEARFQLIGIGADEAPTPMQVAWELTRVETTYQWYQYSGNWNWEPVTTRTRIAEGKADLGAEPVAISAPVQWGEYELAVSRVDGTPAETSTSFYAGWYAPADASESPDTLELSLDKPAYKPGETAKLRLVPRAPGTALVMVMSNRLVSMQAVDVTEGENLIDLPVTDDWGAGVYVTASVLRPMDVAAGRNPARALGLTHAAIDPGAARLAVSVEAPAEAAPRGPVEVAVKVDGVAEGDAAFVTLAAVDLGILNLTGFKSPDPAGHYFGQRKLGVGIRDVYGRLIDGLNGAEGQVRSGGDAGAQARLQAPPPTEELVAYFTGPVAVGADGYARASFDLPAFNGTVKLMAVAWSGKGVGQAEAEVLVRDPVVVTASLPRFMAPGDESRVLLEIVHATGPAGKMALAVTGQGVTLGTAPTEVDLGEKAKAVIAVPVTADAAGLHQISVRLTTPDGKELVKTLMLPVQSNDPEIARISRFDLEPGQEFTFDANVFAGLIPGTGSASMAIGPIARLNAPGLLQALDRYPYGCTEQITSRALPLIYFDQVAQAMQLKGADNISLRIEQAVTEVLQNQSAEGAFGLWQPATGDMWLDAYVTDFLSRARAQGYAVPDQAFRNALDNLRNQVNYQTDFDAGGEALAYALLVLAREGAAAVGDLRYYADVKGDAFSTPLAQAQLGAALASYGDPSRADAMFRKAQARLDAAQADTAQLFRADYGTAFRDAAAVLTLAVESGSEAVDREALTNRIATAGALSTQESVWTLLASNALIDGGGADVTLNGAAASGPLVRVANDASAPVVVKNNGAKTALTVTTYGVPSEPVAAGGNGYAITRSYYTLDGEPASLDDLVVGTRLVTVLEVTPFGKGEARLMVADPLPAGFEIDNPNLIGGGAVSALDWLGLEVDAAHSEFRQDRFLTAIDRYDNAPFRLAYVVRAISPGTFRHPAASVEDMYRPDYRARSETGRITIAE, encoded by the coding sequence ATGCGTGCATTCAGCCGGGCGTTTTTTGTTGGGCTTTTGGTCTGTGCGCCCGCACTGACCGGAATGGCCTGGGCCGAAGAGGTGATTCCGGCCAAGCGGTTTGTGCTGAGCCAGGATGCCGATCTGCCGGGCGGGGATCTGTCGACCCAGCTGGATACCACAATCGACGCCTGCGAACGCGCCTGCATGGCGGATCAGAATTGCACGCATTTCACCTTCAACACACGCAACGGCTCGTGTTTTCCCAAGGCCGATCCGGGCGCAGAGGCGTTTTATCAGGGCGCGTTTTCCGGGCGGCTGGTGATCACGGATGCCAACGTTCTGGCCGCAGCACCCGAGCGCAAGGCCGAGCTTGCTTTCCTGTCCGACGATGATTTTGCCATGGCGCTGGCACAGGCCAGGGATCTGGCCAATCAGCACACTTCCGGCCAATGGAGCGAGGCCGAACATCTGCAATCCGCCCGCGATATGGAGGCGCAGGGCGATCTGCTGTCGGCCAGCAACTTTGCCGGGGCGGCGGTCAATGTGGAAGATTCGGCGGATGCCTGGACCGAATACGCCCGGCTGATGCTGGCGGCGGCCGAGGCACAGCAGGGCGATCAGAGCGATCTGCGCGCCCGTGCGCTGCGGGCGGCGACCAACGCCTATCTGCGCGGCGCGAACAAGGCGCTGCGCCACAATGCCTTGGTGCAGATGGCCTTTGCATTGGAACAGACGGGCCGTGGCAATGACATGGTCAAGGCACTGCGTCTGGCGCAGGATCTGCAACCGCGCGATGAAACCGCCGCCCTGCTGGACGATGCCGCCGGAAAATACGGCTTCCGCGTGCTGGAAACCGATGTGCAATCCGACAATGCCCGCCCGCGCATCTGTGTGAATCTGTCAGAAAATCTGGTGGAGGCGGGGCTGGATTACACCCCCTTCGTGCAATTGCCGGAACCGGGTCTGTCGGTCGCGCCGGGAGGCTGGCGGCAGCTTTGTGTCGAAGGGGTGCAGCATGGCAAACGCTATCAGCTGACCTTCCGCGAGGGGCTGCCTTCGGCGGATGGGCAGGTGCTGGTGAAATCGGTCACGCTGACGTCCTATGTGCGCGACCGCCAGCCCGGAGTGCGCTTCCCCGGGCGGGCCTATGTGCTGCCGAAATCAGATCAGGCGGCGCTGCCGGTTGAAACGGTAAATACCGAAAAGCTGGATCTGGTGTTGTTCCGCGTATCTGACCGCAACCTGTTGCGGTCTGTGCAGAACAGCTATTTTGGCTGGCCGATGATGGAATATCAGGAATCCGGCTTTACCGGCGATGTCGGCGAAGAATTGTGGACCGGCGCGGGCAGCGTGGCGATGGAGGTCAACCGCGACGTGACCACCCGTCTGCCGCTGGCCGAGGCGATCAAGGGCCTGCCTGCCGGGATTTATGCGCTGAAAGCCTCGGTGCCGGGGGTGGACCCCTATGTGGTGCCTGCGGCCTGGCAGTGGTTCGTGATCTCCGATCTGGGCCTGACCACGCTCTCTGGCACCGACGGGCTGCATGTGATCGTGCGCAGCCTTGCCTCGGCAGAGGCCAAGGCCGGTGTGACGGTGGAATTGCTGAGCCGGGCCAATGCGGTGCTGGGCACGGCGCAGACCGATGATCAGGGCTATGCCCGCTTTGATGCCGGACTGGCGCGTGGCACCGGCGGGGCGGCCCCGGCCATGGTGGTGGTGCGCGAAGGTGAAGGCGACATCGCCTTCCTGTCGCTGACCGACCCGGAATTCGATCTGTCGGACCGTGGCGTGGAAGGCCGCGAACCTGCGCCGCCGCTGGATGTGTTTCTGACCACCGACCGGGGGGCCTACCGCGCCGGGGAAACCGTCTATGCCACGGCACTGGCCCGGGATGCGCAGGCGGGGGCAATCGAAGGCCTGCCGCTGACCGCGATCCTGAAACGCCCGGACGGCGTGGAATACAGCCGCCTGCAGGCGGCGGATGGCGGCAAGGGCGGCCATGTGTTTGCCCTGCCGATTGCCGGGTCGGCCCCGCGCGGTGTGTGGCGGCTGGAGGTTCTGGCGGATGTGGAGGCGGAGCCGCTGACCTCGCAAACCTTCCTGGTCGAGGATTTCCTGCCGGAACGCATTGATTACACGCTGGCGCTGGACGGGTCGGTGAAGCTGGGTGATGTGCCGCAGATTGCGGTCGAGGCGCGCTATCTGTTCGGCGCGCCGGGGGCCGATCTGGCAATTGAAGGCGAGGTGCTGTTGCGCGCTGCCCAAGGCCTGCCCAAGTTCCCCGGCTATGTGTTTGGCCGCCATGATTTGCCCTTCGATGCGCGGATGGAAAGCATCATGGGCGGCACCCGCACCGATGCGGCAGGCAAGGCCGTGGTCAGCGCGCCGCTGCCCGAGGTGGAAGACCCCGGTCGCCCGCTGGAGGCGCGGGTGACGCTGCGCATCGCCGAAGGCTCGGGCCGCCCGGTGGAACGGCGGGTGGACAAGATCCTGACGCCCTCTGCGCCGATGATCGGCGTAAAGCCGATGTTCGACGGCGTTGTGTCCGAAGGGGCCGAGGCACGGTTTCAGCTGATCGGTATTGGTGCCGATGAGGCCCCGACCCCGATGCAGGTGGCGTGGGAGCTGACGCGGGTGGAAACCACCTATCAGTGGTATCAGTATTCGGGCAACTGGAACTGGGAACCCGTCACCACCCGCACCCGCATTGCCGAGGGCAAGGCCGATCTGGGCGCGGAGCCGGTGGCGATTTCGGCCCCGGTGCAATGGGGCGAATATGAACTGGCTGTGAGCCGGGTGGATGGCACCCCTGCCGAAACCTCCACCAGTTTCTATGCGGGCTGGTATGCCCCCGCCGATGCCTCGGAAAGCCCGGATACGCTGGAGCTTTCGCTGGACAAACCTGCCTACAAACCGGGCGAGACCGCGAAACTGCGGCTGGTGCCGCGTGCGCCCGGCACGGCGCTTGTGATGGTGATGTCGAACCGTCTGGTGTCGATGCAGGCGGTCGACGTGACCGAGGGTGAAAACCTGATTGATCTGCCGGTGACGGATGACTGGGGCGCGGGTGTTTACGTCACCGCCTCGGTGCTGCGGCCGATGGATGTGGCGGCGGGGCGCAATCCGGCGCGGGCGCTGGGGCTGACCCATGCCGCGATTGATCCGGGGGCCGCCAGGCTCGCCGTCTCGGTTGAAGCCCCGGCAGAGGCTGCGCCGCGCGGGCCGGTGGAGGTTGCGGTGAAGGTGGATGGCGTGGCCGAAGGCGATGCGGCCTTCGTCACGCTGGCGGCGGTGGATCTGGGCATCCTGAACCTGACCGGCTTCAAGTCACCGGATCCTGCGGGCCATTATTTCGGCCAGCGCAAGCTGGGCGTCGGGATCCGCGATGTCTATGGGCGGTTGATCGACGGGCTGAATGGGGCCGAAGGTCAGGTGCGCTCGGGCGGGGATGCGGGCGCGCAGGCGCGCCTGCAAGCGCCACCGCCCACCGAAGAGCTGGTGGCCTATTTCACCGGCCCGGTTGCGGTTGGGGCCGATGGCTACGCTCGGGCCAGCTTTGATCTGCCGGCCTTCAATGGCACGGTCAAGCTGATGGCGGTGGCGTGGTCCGGCAAGGGTGTCGGGCAGGCCGAGGCCGAGGTTCTGGTGCGTGATCCGGTGGTGGTCACAGCCTCCTTGCCGCGCTTCATGGCACCGGGGGATGAAAGCCGGGTGCTGCTGGAAATCGTTCATGCCACCGGGCCTGCGGGCAAGATGGCGCTGGCGGTGACGGGGCAGGGTGTGACGCTGGGCACCGCCCCGACCGAGGTTGATCTGGGCGAAAAGGCCAAGGCGGTGATTGCCGTGCCGGTGACGGCGGATGCGGCGGGCCTGCACCAGATCAGCGTGCGCCTGACCACGCCGGACGGCAAGGAACTGGTCAAGACGTTGATGCTGCCGGTGCAGTCGAACGACCCGGAGATTGCCCGGATCAGCCGCTTTGATCTGGAGCCGGGGCAGGAGTTCACCTTTGATGCCAATGTCTTTGCCGGGCTGATCCCCGGCACCGGATCGGCAAGCATGGCGATCGGGCCGATTGCCCGGCTGAATGCGCCGGGGCTGTTGCAGGCGCTGGACCGCTATCCCTATGGCTGCACCGAACAGATCACCTCCCGCGCGCTGCCGCTGATCTACTTCGATCAGGTGGCGCAGGCGATGCAGTTGAAAGGCGCTGACAATATCAGCCTGCGCATCGAACAGGCGGTGACCGAAGTGCTGCAGAACCAAAGCGCCGAAGGCGCGTTTGGCCTGTGGCAACCGGCCACCGGCGATATGTGGCTTGATGCCTATGTCACCGATTTCCTCAGCCGGGCGCGGGCGCAAGGATATGCGGTGCCGGATCAGGCGTTCCGCAATGCCTTGGACAACCTCAGAAATCAGGTGAATTACCAGACCGATTTCGATGCTGGGGGCGAGGCGCTGGCCTATGCGCTGCTGGTGCTGGCGCGTGAAGGGGCTGCGGCGGTGGGCGATCTGCGATATTATGCCGACGTGAAGGGCGATGCGTTCAGCACGCCCTTGGCGCAGGCACAACTGGGCGCGGCGCTGGCCTCTTACGGCGATCCGTCGCGCGCGGATGCGATGTTCCGCAAGGCGCAGGCGCGGCTGGATGCGGCACAGGCCGATACGGCGCAACTGTTCCGTGCCGATTATGGCACGGCGTTCCGCGATGCGGCGGCGGTGCTGACGCTGGCGGTGGAATCCGGCTCCGAGGCGGTGGACCGCGAGGCGCTGACCAACCGCATCGCCACGGCGGGGGCGCTGTCCACGCAGGAAAGCGTGTGGACCTTGCTGGCCTCCAACGCGCTGATTGATGGCGGCGGGGCGGATGTGACGCTGAATGGCGCGGCGGCCTCGGGGCCTCTGGTCCGGGTCGCCAATGATGCCAGCGCCCCGGTTGTGGTGAAGAACAATGGCGCGAAAACCGCCTTGACCGTCACCACCTATGGCGTGCCGTCCGAGCCGGTGGCCGCTGGCGGCAATGGTTATGCGATCACCCGCAGCTACTACACGCTGGACGGGGAACCCGCCTCGCTGGATGATCTGGTGGTGGGCACCCGGCTGGTGACAGTGCTGGAGGTGACGCCCTTCGGCAAGGGCGAGGCGCGGCTGATGGTGGCCGATCCGCTGCCCGCCGGGTTCGAGATCGACAACCCGAACCTGATCGGCGGCGGGGCGGTTTCGGCGCTGGACTGGCTGGGGCTGGAGGTCGACGCGGCGCATAGCGAATTCCGGCAGGACCGCTTCCTGACCGCGATTGACCGCTATGACAATGCGCCGTTCCGGCTGGCCTATGTGGTGCGGGCGATTTCGCCCGGAACCTTCCGCCACCCCGCCGCCTCGGTCGAGGATATGTATCGCCCGGATTACCGGGCGCGGTCGGAGACCGGCCGGATCACGATTGCCGAGTGA
- a CDS encoding hybrid sensor histidine kinase/response regulator, protein MDLADRLAKERRARLAAERLLEHKSRELFVANEKLALHARALSDQIVEQRQVVKSALSEAEALKGQNSRFLTDLERAHTAAVMAERRLWDSINTIRDGFAVFDAGNRLVAANRAYLAAFDTDAIAPGIGYDAILRLAAETGLVDIGNQSPDAWCAAMLARWDSDQIEPIVLQFSNGTWVRLVDHRARDGDMVSLALNITDQMRIWAAIEAIPDGFVLFDREDRLMTCNQRYRDLYPESSAAMTPGASFESILRYGLAHGQYADALDREEAWLEDRLRLRETKSVDFEQELAGGHWLRVIDQETPDGGRVGLRVDITQAREQQAALEAARAAAEAAVRAKSAFLANMSHEIRTPMNGVVGMAELLCDSPLSEEQRLFAETIRSSGEALLVIINDILDYSKIEAERLTLHPEPFDLERVIHEVTMLLQPRARARGVDLIIDFDMFLPTRYVGDPGRLRQVLTNLIGNAVKFTDVGHVLVRVVGIEAGPGAQQLHITVEDTGIGIAPENLDHIFGEFNQVDTATNRKFEGTGLGLAISRRLIERMGGAVWVDSELGRGSCFGFRLSLPVAEDDGDHPATVTLNRALVVDDQFINRTILERQLATCGMRSVLCRSGAEALAVLAQDRDFDVILTDHDMPDMDGLSFASHLAEAGNVTPILLLSSSPATAREAPGAEHLAGFLQKPLLRADLYRRLQDLSPPPQPPVVALPPAAPDQPRRALRVLAAEDNRTNQLVFRKMVKDLDLELTFASNGREAVTLFRSLRPDLIFMDISMPEMDGRDAARAIRQLETDGDHVPIVALTAHALEGDAESILAAGIDRYLTKPLRKSVICEALSEFTPADVRPVQRGEAALPQSGAA, encoded by the coding sequence ATGGACCTCGCAGATCGTCTGGCAAAGGAACGGCGGGCACGGCTCGCGGCAGAGCGGCTGCTGGAACACAAAAGCCGCGAATTGTTCGTGGCTAATGAAAAGCTGGCGCTGCACGCCCGCGCGCTGTCGGATCAGATTGTCGAACAGCGTCAGGTGGTGAAATCCGCCCTGTCAGAGGCCGAGGCGTTGAAGGGGCAGAACTCTCGCTTTCTGACGGATCTGGAACGCGCGCATACCGCCGCCGTGATGGCGGAACGGCGGCTGTGGGATTCGATCAACACGATTCGCGATGGATTCGCGGTGTTTGATGCAGGCAACCGGCTGGTCGCGGCCAATCGCGCCTATCTTGCCGCCTTTGACACCGATGCCATCGCCCCCGGCATCGGCTATGATGCGATCCTGCGTCTGGCCGCAGAAACCGGCCTTGTCGATATTGGCAACCAAAGCCCGGATGCCTGGTGCGCGGCCATGCTGGCCCGGTGGGACAGCGACCAGATCGAACCGATTGTGCTGCAATTTTCCAACGGCACCTGGGTGCGGCTGGTCGATCATCGGGCGCGCGATGGCGATATGGTCAGCCTCGCGCTCAACATCACCGATCAGATGCGGATCTGGGCGGCGATCGAGGCGATCCCCGATGGCTTCGTGCTGTTTGATCGGGAAGACCGGCTGATGACCTGCAATCAGCGCTACCGCGATCTTTATCCCGAAAGCAGCGCGGCGATGACCCCCGGTGCCAGCTTCGAATCCATCCTGCGCTATGGCCTTGCCCATGGCCAATATGCTGATGCGCTGGACCGCGAAGAGGCCTGGCTGGAGGACCGGCTGCGCCTGCGCGAAACGAAAAGTGTCGATTTTGAACAGGAACTTGCGGGCGGCCACTGGCTCCGGGTGATTGACCAGGAAACGCCGGATGGCGGGCGGGTCGGCCTGCGGGTGGACATCACGCAGGCCCGCGAACAACAGGCCGCGCTGGAGGCCGCGCGCGCTGCAGCCGAGGCTGCCGTGCGGGCGAAATCGGCGTTTCTGGCCAATATGAGCCATGAAATCCGCACGCCGATGAACGGGGTCGTCGGTATGGCCGAGTTGCTGTGCGACAGCCCGCTGTCCGAAGAGCAACGGCTGTTTGCCGAAACCATCCGCTCCTCCGGCGAGGCCTTGCTGGTGATCATCAATGACATCCTCGATTATTCCAAGATCGAAGCGGAACGCCTGACGCTGCACCCGGAACCCTTTGATCTGGAACGGGTGATCCACGAAGTGACGATGCTGCTGCAACCCCGTGCGCGCGCCCGCGGCGTCGATCTGATCATTGATTTCGACATGTTCCTGCCAACCCGCTATGTCGGCGATCCCGGTCGTTTGCGGCAGGTGCTGACCAATCTGATCGGCAATGCGGTGAAATTCACCGATGTGGGCCATGTTCTGGTGCGTGTGGTCGGGATCGAGGCCGGCCCCGGCGCGCAGCAGTTGCATATCACCGTCGAAGATACCGGCATCGGCATTGCACCCGAAAATCTCGATCACATTTTCGGCGAGTTCAATCAGGTCGATACCGCCACCAACCGCAAGTTCGAAGGCACAGGTCTGGGCCTTGCCATCTCGCGGCGGCTGATCGAACGGATGGGCGGGGCGGTCTGGGTCGACAGCGAGCTGGGGCGCGGCTCGTGTTTCGGGTTCCGCCTGTCGCTGCCGGTGGCCGAGGATGATGGCGACCACCCGGCGACCGTGACGCTGAACCGTGCGCTTGTGGTGGATGACCAGTTCATCAACCGCACCATTCTGGAACGACAACTGGCCACCTGCGGCATGCGTTCGGTGCTGTGCCGCTCCGGGGCCGAGGCCTTGGCCGTGCTGGCACAGGACCGGGACTTTGATGTGATCCTGACCGATCACGACATGCCCGATATGGATGGCCTGTCCTTTGCCAGCCATCTGGCGGAGGCGGGCAATGTGACACCGATCCTGCTGCTGTCCTCCTCCCCGGCCACCGCGCGCGAGGCCCCGGGGGCCGAACATCTGGCAGGGTTCCTGCAAAAGCCGCTGCTGCGCGCCGATCTTTATAGGCGCCTGCAGGATCTGTCGCCGCCGCCGCAGCCCCCCGTGGTGGCCCTGCCGCCCGCCGCGCCCGACCAGCCGCGCCGGGCGTTGCGGGTTCTGGCGGCCGAGGACAACCGCACCAATCAACTGGTGTTTCGCAAGATGGTGAAGGATCTGGATCTGGAGCTGACCTTTGCCAGCAACGGGCGCGAGGCGGTCACGCTGTTCCGCAGCCTGCGCCCCGATCTGATCTTCATGGATATCTCGATGCCGGAAATGGATGGGCGCGACGCCGCGCGCGCCATCCGCCAGTTGGAAACCGACGGCGATCATGTGCCCATCGTTGCCCTGACCGCCCACGCGCTTGAGGGGGATGCGGAGTCCATCCTTGCCGCCGGGATCGACCGTTATCTGACCAAACCCCTACGCAAATCCGTCATCTGCGAGGCGCTGTCGGAATTCACCCCCGCCGATGTACGCCCAGTGCAGCGGGGCGAGGCGGCGTTGCCACAAAGCGGAGCGGCCTGA
- the yaaA gene encoding peroxide stress protein YaaA, whose product MLTVISPAKRLEPAPGLLPAGMTAQDPAFQEEARALAAVARGLSPDALRKLMDISPALAELNAGRFSAFGTQPKAPAALLFAGDTYAGLEAKTLDPDAWRWAEGHLRILSGLYGLLRPTDCIEPYRLEMGSRLATDRGATLYHWWGARLASALNDLAAEQGSAVLVNCASVEYFSAVDTGALRLRVITPVFLEDRAGAQKVVSFWAKKARGAMARFILEQRLTDPDTLRDFTAGGYRYCPASSAPERPVFLRQS is encoded by the coding sequence ATGCTGACCGTCATCTCGCCCGCCAAGCGGCTTGAGCCTGCACCGGGTCTGTTGCCTGCGGGCATGACGGCGCAAGACCCGGCCTTTCAGGAGGAGGCGCGGGCCTTGGCCGCGGTGGCGCGCGGGCTGTCGCCAGACGCCCTGCGCAAGCTGATGGACATCTCGCCTGCTTTGGCCGAGCTGAATGCCGGGCGGTTCAGCGCCTTTGGCACGCAGCCCAAGGCGCCGGCGGCGCTGCTGTTTGCGGGCGATACCTATGCCGGGCTGGAGGCCAAGACCCTTGACCCCGACGCCTGGCGCTGGGCTGAGGGACATTTGCGCATCCTCTCGGGGCTTTATGGGCTGCTGCGCCCAACCGACTGTATCGAACCCTATCGGCTGGAAATGGGCTCGCGACTGGCGACGGATCGGGGGGCCACGCTCTATCACTGGTGGGGCGCGCGCCTTGCCTCGGCGCTGAACGATCTTGCGGCCGAGCAGGGCAGCGCGGTTCTGGTGAACTGCGCTTCGGTCGAATATTTCTCGGCGGTGGATACGGGCGCGTTGCGCCTGCGGGTGATCACGCCGGTGTTTCTGGAGGACCGTGCAGGCGCGCAGAAAGTGGTGAGCTTCTGGGCCAAGAAGGCGCGGGGGGCGATGGCGCGCTTCATCCTGGAGCAGCGGCTGACCGATCCCGACACGCTGCGCGATTTCACGGCCGGGGGCTATCGCTATTGCCCCGCCTCCTCCGCGCCCGAACGCCCGGTATTTCTGCGCCAGAGCTGA
- the recQ gene encoding DNA helicase RecQ: MQHPRELLASVFGYGAFRPGQEEIVEAVLAGRDTLAIMPTGGGKSLCFQLPALCREGVTVVISPLIALMRDQVRALREAGVEAGALTSGNTDAETEEVFAALDEGRLKLLYMAPERLAAPGSMGLLRRIGVRLIAVDEAHCVSQWGHDFRPDYLRIGELKRALQVPLAAFTATADEETRAEIVTRLFDGVEPATFLRGFDRPNIHLAFAVKDSPRRQILDFAQARKAQSGIVYCATRAKTEVLSQALREAGHLACHYHGGMDPEDRRSVEVRFQQEDGLIVVATIAFGMGIDKPDIRWVAHADLPKSIEGYYQEIGRAGRDGAPAETLTLYGPDDIRLRRSQIDEGQAPPDRKAADHARLNALLGLAEAMACRRQVLLGYFGETAEPCGNCDLCDRPAVLFDGTDAVRKALSAILRTGEWFGAGHLIDILTGNATAKVREKGHDALPTFAVGRDLSKPAWGAVFRQMMGRDLVRPDPDRFGALRMTEAARPILRGEEPITLRRDTVQAAGARPMVKTLVSEEDAPLLSALKAKRRALAEAARVPAYVIFPDRTLIEMAERRPASLDQMAQVSGVGAKKLESYGLAFLEVITGAAAALHPQRMRLAGRPAGEIFDRLAEAQLQLMRGEDGIGKPLSLSQSVLRRIAETRPASLAELDRVGDLGPAKLDRFGAAFLAICRAD; the protein is encoded by the coding sequence ATGCAGCACCCGCGCGAGCTTCTGGCCTCGGTCTTTGGATACGGGGCGTTTCGTCCCGGTCAGGAAGAGATCGTGGAGGCCGTGCTGGCGGGCCGCGACACGCTGGCCATCATGCCGACGGGTGGCGGAAAATCCTTGTGTTTCCAACTGCCTGCCCTGTGCCGCGAGGGCGTGACGGTGGTCATCTCGCCGCTGATTGCGCTGATGCGCGATCAGGTGCGTGCCCTGCGCGAGGCCGGGGTCGAGGCGGGGGCGCTGACCTCTGGCAATACCGATGCCGAAACCGAAGAGGTATTCGCGGCGCTGGATGAAGGGCGGCTCAAGCTGCTCTATATGGCACCGGAGCGGCTGGCCGCACCGGGCAGCATGGGCCTGCTGCGCCGGATCGGCGTGCGGCTGATCGCGGTGGACGAGGCGCATTGCGTCAGCCAGTGGGGCCATGACTTCCGCCCTGATTACCTGCGCATCGGCGAGCTGAAACGCGCCTTGCAGGTGCCGCTGGCGGCCTTTACCGCCACGGCAGACGAGGAAACCCGCGCCGAAATCGTCACCCGCCTGTTCGACGGGGTGGAGCCTGCCACCTTCCTGCGCGGGTTTGACCGCCCGAACATCCACCTTGCCTTTGCGGTGAAAGACAGCCCGCGCCGCCAGATCCTTGACTTCGCGCAGGCGCGCAAGGCTCAGTCCGGCATCGTCTATTGTGCGACCCGCGCGAAAACCGAGGTTCTGTCGCAGGCACTGCGCGAGGCTGGGCACCTTGCCTGCCATTATCACGGCGGCATGGACCCGGAAGACCGGCGCAGCGTCGAGGTGCGCTTTCAGCAGGAAGACGGGCTGATCGTGGTGGCCACGATTGCCTTCGGCATGGGGATCGACAAGCCGGATATCCGCTGGGTCGCCCATGCCGATCTGCCCAAAAGCATTGAAGGCTATTATCAGGAAATCGGTCGCGCGGGCCGCGATGGTGCGCCTGCCGAAACGCTGACGCTCTATGGCCCCGATGACATCCGGCTGCGGCGCAGCCAGATCGACGAAGGGCAGGCCCCGCCGGACCGCAAGGCCGCCGATCATGCGCGGCTGAATGCGCTGCTGGGGCTTGCCGAGGCGATGGCCTGCCGCCGTCAGGTGTTGCTGGGCTATTTCGGCGAAACTGCCGAGCCCTGTGGCAATTGTGATCTGTGCGACCGGCCCGCCGTGTTGTTTGACGGCACCGATGCGGTGCGCAAGGCGCTGTCGGCCATTCTGCGCACCGGCGAATGGTTTGGCGCGGGGCATCTGATTGATATCCTGACCGGAAATGCTACCGCCAAGGTGCGCGAAAAGGGCCATGACGCGCTGCCCACCTTTGCTGTGGGGCGGGATCTGTCGAAACCGGCCTGGGGGGCGGTGTTCCGGCAGATGATGGGCCGGGATCTGGTACGCCCCGACCCGGACCGTTTTGGCGCCCTGCGCATGACCGAAGCGGCGCGCCCCATCCTGCGCGGCGAAGAGCCGATCACCCTGCGCCGCGATACCGTGCAGGCGGCAGGGGCGCGGCCCATGGTCAAGACGCTGGTGTCCGAAGAGGATGCGCCGCTGCTGTCGGCGCTCAAGGCCAAGCGCCGGGCTTTGGCCGAGGCGGCGCGCGTGCCCGCCTATGTGATCTTCCCCGACCGCACGCTGATCGAGATGGCCGAGCGTCGCCCGGCCTCGCTGGATCAGATGGCGCAGGTCAGTGGGGTCGGTGCGAAAAAGCTGGAAAGCTACGGGCTGGCGTTTTTGGAGGTGATCACCGGCGCGGCAGCGGCCCTGCATCCCCAGCGGATGCGGCTGGCGGGCCGTCCGGCGGGCGAGATCTTTGACCGGCTGGCCGAAGCGCAATTGCAGCTGATGCGTGGCGAAGATGGGATCGGCAAGCCATTGTCGCTGTCGCAATCGGTGTTGCGCCGTATTGCCGAGACGCGGCCCGCCTCGCTGGCCGAACTGGATCGGGTTGGCGATCTGGGCCCCGCCAAGCTGGACCGGTTCGGCGCGGCGTTTCTGGCGATCTGCCGCGCGGATTGA
- a CDS encoding YggT family protein, with amino-acid sequence MVSILQILLLVLDIAQFIVIAHIIMSWLINFQVLNLRQPIVAQIWYGLNRVLEPVYSKVRSVLPQMGGIDFAPLVVLLGIYALRIVIQNNLPMFF; translated from the coding sequence ATGGTTTCGATCCTGCAAATCCTGCTGCTCGTGCTTGATATCGCGCAGTTCATCGTCATCGCGCATATCATCATGAGCTGGCTGATCAATTTCCAGGTGCTGAACCTGCGTCAGCCGATCGTGGCGCAGATCTGGTATGGCCTGAACCGCGTGCTTGAGCCGGTGTACAGCAAGGTCCGCTCGGTGCTGCCGCAGATGGGCGGGATTGATTTTGCCCCGCTTGTCGTGCTGCTGGGCATTTATGCGCTGCGCATCGTGATCCAGAACAACCTGCCGATGTTCTTCTGA